The genomic DNA ACTGTATAAGCTGCCGGTGCAATCCACTTGGTGGACCCGAGAGCGAGTTGGTGAATCACTTCGGAAAGCCGGATGCGGGAAAACCGCACGTCCGGTTTGATGAGGGGGATGGCTCCGCTCGCGGGGCCGTCCCTACTCTACAATGATTCACCTCAGCTCCAACCCTTGTCCAGCATGTAGCGCGCGCTCCCGGCCAGCCGTGCCTCATGCTTGACGGTTATCCGAAAAAGAGCCGTGGCGTATCGCAACAAAACATTCGTCAGTTTCGCCAGCGAAGACATCAAGAGCTACAGGCTCATGACTGCGTGGAAGGCCAACAAGAAAATTGACTTCAATTTCTACGACGCTCACGACTTGAACACCGCTCGCGATCCAGGCCATCCCGACACAATTAAGCGGCGGCTCCGGGAGCGATTGGCGAACGCGAAGCAGATAGTTCTTCTCGTAAGCGCTATTACGCGGGCTAAGGCAGCACGGACAAGTTCGTTCATACGTTACGAAGTTGATGTGAAGCTATCTCAAATTTATTAAGTGATATTAGATAGCAGTATATGCGTGAAAACTGCTTTTATGGGAGGCATGGAAGTCACTGATGCTCAATGGTATAGGATACGTCATCATTTTCCTGAAGAAGGCGAGAAGAGGAGCAAACCGGGTCCTAAATCCGTGCCTGCCTGTAAGATTCTGGAGGCTGTGATGTGGATCTTGAAGACGCGAGCGCAGTGGCACATGCTCCCACAAAGCCTCCCGAACTACAAGACAGTGCATCGTAGATTCCAACGCTGGTGTGACAGTGAAGTCTTACGAAGCATCTTCAAGGACTTGGCGATCGTTGATCTTGAGGGACTTCCAACTGCGATCGCTGCCGCTTCAAATAAACACCACGAAGTGAAGTTGGTGCAGTTGAGCTTGGACCTCTTGGTGGTGGAGGTCAGCCCGGAGCGCCTCATCGGAGACGCTGCCTATGACTCCGATGAACTGGACGAAACACTCGCCCAGCAAGGCATTGAAATGATCGCTCCCCATAAGAAGAATCGAAAGAGGAAGCCGACTCAGGACAAACGAATGCTGCGCAGAATGGGTAGACGCTTCAGCGTGGAGAGAACCTTTGCCTGGATGCGTTGGTCCCGCAGACTCACTTCTCGCTGGGAGTTCAAATGGCTCAACTTCCTTGGTTTTATCGAGCTCTCAGCCCTTCAACTCGACCTCAGATGAATTTGAGATAGGTTCATCGACGATCCAGCATCGAATAAGCCCTAAGAAGACGGCGTTGGGCAACTTACTACCGCTCCGGAGTCAAAGGCTAAAGGGAGCCTCGATTTCTGACCGTGAGCTGGGCGTTTGCCCTTTCTTCTGGGGAAGTCGTTTTTTCTCGTTTTTTGCGTTGCTCCCAGTGGGGTTCGTCGGCATCGGGAAGCAGCCACCCGTTTTTCCACGTGCTGCGCAAGACCAAGATCATCTCCACTCTCGGCCCCGTGACCGAAGAACGCGCTATGATCGCGAAGCTCATCCGAGCGGGGGCCAATATTTTCCGGCTGAACATGAGCCACGCCGCCCATGACTGGATCCGGGAAGTGGTGGTCGAGATCCGCGCGGCCGAAGAGATGACGGAGTCCAACGTGGCTCTCCTGATGGACATGCAGGGCCCGGCCATCCGCACAGGCTACCTCCAAGAGTCTTTTCTTCTCAAGGTGGGCCAGGAGCTGGAGTTTACCGCACCGGGCTACCAGCCCAGCCAAGCGCTTTCCACCGCCACCAACTACCCGGACCTTTACCAAGACATCGAGGTCGGCAACACCATGCTTTTGGACAATGGGCTCATTCACGTGGAGGTGTTGGCCAAAAATGCCGAGCGCATTCTCACGAAAGTGCTCATCCCAGGCAAGCTCTCGTCCCGCAAGCACATCAATTTGCCCGGGGTGAATGTCAGCCTCCCGGCGCTGACCGATAAGGATGAGAAGGACCTCGAGTTGGGGGTGGAAATGGGCGTCCATTTCTTCGCTCTGAGCTTCGCCCGCCAAGGGGCCCATGTGCAGTATCTGCGAGAGCGCTTGCAGTCCCTCGGGTCCAAGGCCCGCATCATCGCGAAGGTGGAGGACCAGCAAGCAGTCCGAAATCTTGATGAGATCATCCACCAGGCGGATGCGGTGATGGTGGCCCGCGGTGACCTGGGGATTGAGGTGCCCTTCGAGGAGCTGCCCATTATCCAGCGTCGCATCGTCAAGCAGTGCACCATCAAGTCCAAGCGGGTCATCGTGGCGACCCACATGCTGGAATCCATGACGGAGAGCCCCGTCCCAACGCGGGCCGAGGTGACCGATGTGGCCAACGCCGTCTACGAGCAGGCCGATGCCGTGATGCTGAGTGGGGAAAGTGCCATGGGCAAGTATCCTGAGGAATGCGTTCAGATGCTGGATAAGATCGCCCGCCGGACCGAGCGCTCAGGGGGCATCGGCTACGCGGAGTTTGCCGAGCTTAAGGACGACAAGCAGAAGAGCGTCAAGGCTGGGGTGGTCTTGGCCAACTCGGTCGAGGATTCCAAGATCCTGGTCTTCACGCGCCGCGGTGTCATGGCCCATCACATCTCCAAGCTGCGACCGGAGAAGGCGCCCATTTTCGCCTTCACGGCCGCCGAGGACGTTCGCAAAACCCTGGTGCTCAATCGAGCGGTGGAAGCCTTTTGGTGCGATTTCGATCACCAGGATGCCAACGCCATGATCGACCGCGCCATCGAGCAGCTCAAGGGACTCGGCCATTTGGAGAGTGGTGACAAAGTCGTCATCCTCTCGGACGTGCTCATCGGAGAATTTCTTAACGACGCTATTCTCTTGCGGCAAGTTACCTGATACCAAGCTCCAGAATGCCTTGGTAGCATGGAGGGAGGGTGTTGTGGGGAAGAGGCGCTGAAGCGCGGGGAAGGGAGAGCCGAAGTCTTTCGAGCCAGCCCTGCGTTGCTCCTCGGTTACGGTGCCTGCACCGCGCCCTCGTCGCGCCTTGGTCTGGCTCCAAATCCACTCGGCCATTCTACCAGCCAATTCTGCAGCTTGGTATGAGAAGGAGAGCGCTGGGGGTGAAGGTTTCAGGTTTCAGGTTTCGGGTGGCAGCTTGGTTTGAGGCTTTGCCTCCTTTCCTTCTCCGTTTAGTTTGGTCGATGCTTCGTCGAACGTTTCTCCTTTTGGGCTGCTTGGCCTTGGGTTCCTGCGATGCCCCGCAGTCTGAGGAGCCGGCCCCCGATCTGGGTGTGTGTGAGGTCCGAGGCCTGCCCTTGGTCGAGGTGACCGGCTATCGCCACAACACCGGAGTCCGCGGGGGATCGACCAAGGATTTCAAGCGGCTCTACCTCGAAATCGGCGAGGAGCACCCCCACATTTTTCCCTACTACCTGAAGCGGTCCCCGCAGCCCGGGTGGCGGATTGCCGAAAAGGTGATCCTCTGTCAGGGCTGCGATGAGAGCTTTCTCCAGGCCTACCAGGAGTATGTGGTCCTCCCGTGGGAGGAAAAACAAGCCCGCCTCGACGCCGCCATCCAAGCCAAGGAAGGGGGTTGATTCAGGTTTCGGGTGCGACGACGAGCAGGCGGGAGCCTGGGCATCACTCGGCCAAGCCGGTTTGCTCGGCCACTTGGGCCCAGGTGAAGCGTCGGCGGAGCATGTCCGCCAAGAAGCCATTGCGTGCGGGAAGCTGCGCTGCTTGGGCGAAGGCTTGGGGCCGGGTCAGGCGGGTGAATAGAAGGCGCTGGGCGCGCGCGCGCGGGATGGTCTTGCGGCTGAAGCCCTCGGGTTGGTTGCCGGACCAGTAGGTGAGGGTTTCCTCGTCATGCCCGAGATAGAGGACCAAGTGTCCGCGCTCGAGTTTTCCGATTTCCTCAGTCCACCACAGCTTGAGGAAGTCCCCGGGAAGAGCTTCCTCCGGATCGGTAAAGCTCCGTCCGGCACCCAGTTCGTGAAAGAGCACCGCGGTGCCGGGGCCATTGGCGTTGAAGCGACCGAAGACGCCCTCGCCGTCGGGATGCGCCGGTCGCGTCAAGAGCGCCCGGTGCGCGGCCGGAGGGAGAGGGAGGGAGGCCAGGTGGTCGACGAGCACCAGGTAGGTCGCCCCGGAGCAATAGGCGGGGAAGGCCGCGGCGGGATCCACTACCAGGCGCTGGCCGCGGAGCTGGAGAGCTTTTTGCAGTCGATTGGTGGCGGCATCGCTGGCCTCATACCCGCCTCCTTCGGGGTAGCTTTCGGCAAGGGCCACCAGCGCTTGGTTGGTGGCAGGCAGTGGGGAGGGCGCTTCCGGAAGGCCACGCGAGTTCGCGCAAGCCGAGAGAGCCAGGAGGGCGAGGGGAAGGAGTTTCATCCGGGTAGGCACGGGGGGGAGGCTCCTTGGTGAGCGTTTAGCTGAGACGACAGGCCAACAGCTCCTTGCTGTAGACCAGCTCTTTCGGCAGGTGATCGTAGAGGCGGACGAAAAGCTCGGTTTGGCTGACGACTTCTTGCCGCCACTCGTCTTCACTGAAGGCCAGGCAACGGTCGAAGTCCTCCTCGGTGAAGTTTTCCAAGTCTTCGGTGTTGAAGTCTTCGAAGCGCGGGATCCAGCCGAATGGGGTTTCCAAGCCGCCGATCCCGCCTCGGCAGCGTTGGATGATCCACTCGAGGACCCGCATGTTTTCGCCAAAGCCCGGCCAGAGAAACTCGCCCTGCTCGCCGCGGCGAAACCAGTTCACGTGGAAGAGGCGGGGCAGTTCTCGGATGTGACGTCGCATATTGATCCAGTGGCTGAAGTATTCTCCCATATTGTAGCCGCAGAAGGGGAGCATGGCCATGGGATCGCGCCGCACGCCGCCCACCGCGCCGGCGGCGGCCGCCGTTTTCTCCGAGCCCATGATGGCGCCGATGTAGACGCCGTGGGCCCAGTTGAAAGTTTGGAAAACCAGCGGCACGGTCGTGGCTCGGCGTCCCCCGAAGATGATGGCGTCGATCTTGACCCCCTTGGGATTTTGCCAATCGGGGTCAATGGTGGGGCATTGCGCGGAGGGGGCGGTGAAGCGGGCGTTGGGATGGGCCGCGGGGCCTTCGCTCTCCGGGGTCCAGTCTTGTCCTTTCCAATCGATGAGGTGAGCGGGCGGTTCCTTGGTCATGCCCTCCCACCAGATGTCGCCCTCGTCGGTCAAGCCCACGTTCGTGAAGATGGTGTTCTCCTTCATGGATTCCATGGCGTTGGGATTGGTCTCGTAGGAGGTCCCTGGCGCCACTCCGAAGTAGCCGGTCTCTGGATTGATGGCTCGGAGTTCCCCGTTTTCCCCACTCCAAAGCCAGGCGATGTCATCCCCCACGATGGTGGTCTTCCAGCCCTTCTTGGCGTAGTGCTCCGGGGGCACGAGCATGGCGAGATTGGTTTTGCCGCAGGCGCTCGGGAAGGCGGCCGCCAGGTAGGTTTTGACGCCCTCGGGATCCTCCACGCCCAGGAGCAGCATGTGCTCGGCCATCCAGTTGTTATCGCGAGCGATGCAGCTGGCGATGCGGAGGGCCAGGCACTTTTTTCCCAACAGGGCGTTCCCTCCGTAACCGGAGCCGAAGCTCATGATGCGGCGCTCCAAGGGGAAATGGACGATGTATTTTTCATCGTTGCAGGGCCAGGGGACGTCTTCTTGTCCGGGTTCCAGGGGAGCGCCGACCGAGTGGAGGCAGGGCACGAAGATTTCGCCCGCGAAGTGATTGAGGTCATCGCACTCCGGCTGGGCCCGCGCCTTGGCCTCCAGCTTGGCGAGGGGCGCGGCCCCCATGTGGCACATGATGCGCATGTTGGTGGCCACGTAGGCGCTGTCTGAGAGTTCCACGCCGACTTGGGCCAGCGGGCTGTCGAGCGGGCCCATGCAGAAAGGAATCACATACAGGGTCCGTCCCCGCATGCAGCCTGCGAATTTCTCGTGGAGCGTCTTTTTCATCTCGGCGGGATCGGCCCAGTTGTTGGTCGGCCCGGCCATGTCGGGTCGCTTCGAGCAGATGAAGGTCCGGTCCTCCACCCGGGCCACGTCCGAGGGGTGGGAGCGGCAGAGGTAGCTGCCTGGTCGCTGCGCCAGCTTGGTGAAGGTGCCCGCTTCCACGAGTTGCCCGCAGAGTTCGTCCCACTCTTCCTGCGAGCCAGAGCAGAGGCGAATCCGTTCCGGTTGGCAGAGTTCGCAGGCCTCCAGGATCCAGGCGCGGAGGGCTTGCGAGGAGAGGGAGAGGGAGTCGATGAGGGCGGGGTAGTCGTGAGCCATGAGAGAGCCTTCGCTAAGGGTGGAGGGGGGCGGGGGAAAGGAAAAGCCCTAGCAAACTCGCTCCGCAAGTTCTACAAAAATCAGGCGACCCGCTGCGCTGGTGGTTTGCGCGATCGTGGCAGGCGTGAGAGGATGCGGCCCGCGTAGCCAAGACCATGGGACTGTATGATCGAGATTATTTCCGCGAGGAACCAGGGCCGGCCGGGCCCTTCGGGCGGGGGCGGCAGGCGCGGAGCGTGGTCTTTTGGCTGATCGCCATCAATGTGGGCGTGTTCGTGATCGACCTCATCCTGGAAAAACCGGGCGCCTTCTACAAGCCGCTCGAAAGGGTGGGCTTCTTCAACACCGGGCTGGCCATCAATGGCCTCCAACTCTGGCGCTTCCTCACCTACCAGTTTCTTCATGCCGGGTTCTTTCATCTGCTCTTCAACATGTTGGCGCTCTTCTTTTTCGGGCCCCTGCTGGAGCAGTGGTGGGGGAAGCGGCGTTTCCTGGCTTTCTATCTTTTGGCCGGGATGGGCGGGGCCTATGTCTATGCGCTGCTGACCTCCTTCGGGGTTTTCCAAAACTCGGTCCCCTTGGGGGTCCGCGTTGGTTTCCAAGAGGGCACGTTGGAAATTCCGACCTCTCTGGTGGGGGCTTCGGGGAGCATTTATGGCATCCTGATCGGGGCTGCGGTGCTCTACCCGCACACCCGGGTCATGCTGCTCTTCCCGCCTATTCCGCTGAAACTACGAACCTTGGCCATCGGCCTGATCGCCTTCGGGGTAGCCTCGATTGTCTTGGAGCAATCGGGCACCCGCAATCTCAACGGAGGGGGCCAAGCGGCCCACTTGGGCGGGGCCTTGCTAGGCTTCTTCCTCATTCGCAATCCTCACTGGCTGAACTTCGTGGGCGAGCAGGTCTCCCGGACCCGGGCCTCCGACCGTCGCGGTCCCGTGCCCGCCAACCCCGGCCTGAAGGTGGTGGAGGCCGAGGAGGTCAAGCCGGCCAAAAAGGGCTTTTCCCTCTTTGGCGGTCAGAAGAAAAAGCCGGCCGCCAGATCGGCGGGCAAGCCGACTCGGACCGAGATCGATGCCGTGCTCGACAAGATTTCCGCCCAGGGCATCTCCAGCTTGAGCGCGCAGGAACGAGCCGTGCTGGAAAAGGCCCAGCAGGACCTCAAGTGAGCCAGTGAGCCCCGCCCCGAATCGCATGCCGCACGCCGCGCCCACGCCTGCCAGCCATCCGGACCCGGTCGAGCGACTGCGCGCCCTTCTGCACCTTCTGCGCGGTCCGGGCGGCTGCCCTTGGGATGCGGAGCAGACCCACCGGAGCCTTCTGCCCAATCTGATCGAGGAAGCCTACGAGGTGGCGGACACCATCGAGCGGGACGACCCGGAAGACCTCCGGGAGGAGCTGGGCGATCTCCTGCTGCAGGTGGTCTTCCATAGCGAATTGGCGGAGGAAGCAGGGCGCTTTGATTGGGGTGAGGTGGCGACCGGCGTGTGCGAGAAGCTGGTGCGACGGCATCCGCATGTCTTCGGCGACTCCCAGGCGGGCGATAGCCAGGCCGTCTTGCGCCAATGGGACGCCATCAAGCGCGCCGAGAAAGGCCAGCAAGCGCAGCCCTACCTGCACGGAATCGGCCAAGGTCTTCCGGCGCTCTTGCGTGCAGCCAAATTGCAAAAGAAAGCCGCCAAAGTGGGCTTTGATTGGCGGAATGCCCAAGAAGTCATCGCCAAGGTGCGGGAGGAGCTGGTGGAAGTGGAGGAGGAGCTGGCGGGGGGTTCGCAAAAGCTGGCAGAAGAACTGGGCGATCTCCTCTTCGCGGTCGTCAACCTGGTTCGCCAAACCGAGCGAGACCCCGAACTCCTCTTGGCCGCGGCCAACCAAAAATTCACGGACCGCTTCACCCAAATCGAGCAAGGCCTCGCGGCGAGAAGGTCCTCACTTGAGGAAGCCAGTCTGGAAGAGATGGAGGCGCTGTGGAACGAGGCCAAGACCCGTTCCCCCGCCAAGGGCTAATACCAAGCTCCAGAATTGGCTGGCTCGAAAGACACCGGCTCTTCCTTCTCCGCGCTTCAGCGCCTCTTCCCCACACCACCTCCCCTCCATTCTACCAGTGAATTCTGGAGGTTGGTATAAGGGCACTCGCGATCCCTCTCCTCGGGATTGGCTCCCAAGTCTTGGCAGAGCTTGGGATCAGGCGCGACGGCGGCGGAGGGCGAAGGGCAGGCCGAGGAGGGCCAAGAGGGCGGCGCTCGGCTCGGGGACCACGGTGGCGCTGGCCACCGTGAAGACATCGCTCTGCTCCAGCTGGAGGTAGGTGATGCCGGCGCTGCTGCCTTGGGTCCAGTCGATCCCGAATTCCGTGACCTCGGTCCCGAGGCCGGTCAGGTCCCACTGGTAGGTGCGGGCGGTCACCGGGACGGGCCCTCCGAAGCTGACGGCCCCAAAGGGAGAAGTGAAGGTGGAATCGGGGTCGAGTTCTTGGGAGCCCCCATTGAAGTTGAGGACCGGATCGCTGGTGGGCGAAGAGCCAAACCAGTTGGCCACCGTGAAGACGACCGTCGCCAGATTGGCCAGAGCCGTGCTATCGCCAAGGCGGAAGCTACTGGGCCCGGCAAAGGAGTAGAGCGAGCCGCTTGCGGAGTAGTGGGTGCCCGCGGTCCGCTGGAGCGTGCCATCGCCCGAGCCGCTAGCGAAAGAGTCCATCGGGCTGGGCCAGGGGTTTCCATCGGCTGGCGACCCCGGCCCGACATCGAAAAAGCCAAAGCCGGTGACCGCGCCCAGGTTATCCCAGCCATCGAACTGGACGTTCCCGGAAAGGTCATTCAAAACGAGGGCCGCCGAGTGAGCGAGCGGCGCACTGCAGCTAAGTCCCAAGGCCAAGAGAGTCGAAAAGAGGCAAGCTTTCATAGAACGGTCGGAAAGAGGAGAGGGGAGGGAGAGTGGGCCAAAAGGGCGGAGCTGACTTGCCTTGGCTTGTGCGGGAATGTCTCTCAAAGGGCGAGGGCGGCGGGGCCCGTTCCTTGGCCCGTTCCAATTCGCCCGAGATTTTCCAGTTTCCTTTTCCCGTGGATTCGTGTGTCATGGAGGGGAATTCAATCCTTCCCTTCTCATGTGGATCACCCTCGCCATCCTGGGCGGCCTCGCCCTCCTGCTCGTCCTATGGTTTTTCGGAACCTACAACGCGCTCGTGACCCTGCGCAATCGCTTCCAAAACGCCTTCGCACAGATCGATGTCCAGCTGAAGCGCCGCTACGATCTCATCCCCAATCTCGTGGAAACCGCCAAGGGCTACATGGCTCACGAGCGGGAGACCTTGGAGGCGGTCATCGCGGCCCGGAACGCGGCCGCCTCTGCCAACCAAACCTTGGCAGGCAACCCGGGCGACCCTGGCGATATGAAAAGTCTCCTCGCGGCGGAGGCGGGGCTCTCGGGCACGCTGGGGAAACTCTTCGCGCTCTCCGAGGCCTACCCCGACCTGAAGGCCAACCAAAACATGATGCAGCTAACCGAGGAGCTGACCTCGACCGAGAACAAAATTTCCTTCGCCCGCCAGGCCTACAATGACTCGGTCATGACTTACAATACCAAGCGGGAAACCGTGCCGTCCAACATCGTGGCCGGGTTCGGCGGTTTCACCGAGGCGGCGCTCTTCGAGGTGGAGAACCCGAGCGAGCGGGAGGCCGTGAAGGTCTCTTTCTGAGGCCTGTTTCTGCTGGCTGCCCCAGGGTCTCTCCGGCCTGGGTGGCCCTTTTCCGATGGCGGTCGATTTCTTCCAGGCCCAGGACCAGGCGCGCAAGAAGACCAAACTTTTGGTCTGCTATTTCGGGCTGGCCGTCCTCGGCATCATCGTGGCGCTTTACGGCGTGCTCTGGTTCGCGGGGTTGGGAGGCTCGGAGGAGCGGGCCGCTCGCTTGAACTCTTCCGAGGTGCCCTTTTGGGACCGGGATTTGTTTTTCTACACTTCGGTAGGGGTCTTGTTGGTGGTGGGCTTGGGGACGCTGGGGCGGACTTCGCAGTTGGCCTCGGGGGGCGGAAGTCAGATCGCGGAATCGCTGGGCGGTCGGCTCTTGAACCCGGGCACGCGGGACCCGCTGGAGCGTCGCCTTCTCAATGTCATCGAGGAGATGTCGATCGCCTCGGGCGTGCCCATGCCCAAGGTCTACCTCATGGAGCGGGAGCGAGGCATCAATGCCTTTGCGGCTGGGTTCCAGCCGCAGGATGCGGTCATCGGAGTCACGAGGGGCTGCCTGGAAACGCTCAGTCGGGACGAACTCCAGGGGGTGATGGCGCATGAGTTCAGCCACATTCTCCATGGCGACATGCGCATCAATCTGCGGCTGGTGGGGGTGCTCTTCGGTATTCTCATGCTGGCGGTGATTGGGCGCATCCTCTTGCGGGCGGGCTTGTTTTCCACGGGCGGGTCTTCGCGGGAGCGAGGAGGAGGGGCCGCCGCCTTCGGTCTCGTGGGTCTGGTGCTCTATCTCATCGGTTACATCGGGGTGTTCTTCGGCCACCTCATCAAGGCGGCCGTCTCGCGCCAGCGGGAGTTCCTGGCCGATGCCTCTGCCGTGCAGTTCACCCGC from Verrucomicrobiota bacterium includes the following:
- a CDS encoding TIR domain-containing protein: MAYRNKTFVSFASEDIKSYRLMTAWKANKKIDFNFYDAHDLNTARDPGHPDTIKRRLRERLANAKQIVLLVSAITRAKAARTSSFIRYEVDVKLSQIY
- a CDS encoding transposase, whose amino-acid sequence is MKTAFMGGMEVTDAQWYRIRHHFPEEGEKRSKPGPKSVPACKILEAVMWILKTRAQWHMLPQSLPNYKTVHRRFQRWCDSEVLRSIFKDLAIVDLEGLPTAIAAASNKHHEVKLVQLSLDLLVVEVSPERLIGDAAYDSDELDETLAQQGIEMIAPHKKNRKRKPTQDKRMLRRMGRRFSVERTFAWMRWSRRLTSRWEFKWLNFLGFIELSALQLDLR
- the pyk gene encoding pyruvate kinase, with product MLRKTKIISTLGPVTEERAMIAKLIRAGANIFRLNMSHAAHDWIREVVVEIRAAEEMTESNVALLMDMQGPAIRTGYLQESFLLKVGQELEFTAPGYQPSQALSTATNYPDLYQDIEVGNTMLLDNGLIHVEVLAKNAERILTKVLIPGKLSSRKHINLPGVNVSLPALTDKDEKDLELGVEMGVHFFALSFARQGAHVQYLRERLQSLGSKARIIAKVEDQQAVRNLDEIIHQADAVMVARGDLGIEVPFEELPIIQRRIVKQCTIKSKRVIVATHMLESMTESPVPTRAEVTDVANAVYEQADAVMLSGESAMGKYPEECVQMLDKIARRTERSGGIGYAEFAELKDDKQKSVKAGVVLANSVEDSKILVFTRRGVMAHHISKLRPEKAPIFAFTAAEDVRKTLVLNRAVEAFWCDFDHQDANAMIDRAIEQLKGLGHLESGDKVVILSDVLIGEFLNDAILLRQVT
- a CDS encoding phosphoenolpyruvate carboxykinase (GTP), which encodes MAHDYPALIDSLSLSSQALRAWILEACELCQPERIRLCSGSQEEWDELCGQLVEAGTFTKLAQRPGSYLCRSHPSDVARVEDRTFICSKRPDMAGPTNNWADPAEMKKTLHEKFAGCMRGRTLYVIPFCMGPLDSPLAQVGVELSDSAYVATNMRIMCHMGAAPLAKLEAKARAQPECDDLNHFAGEIFVPCLHSVGAPLEPGQEDVPWPCNDEKYIVHFPLERRIMSFGSGYGGNALLGKKCLALRIASCIARDNNWMAEHMLLLGVEDPEGVKTYLAAAFPSACGKTNLAMLVPPEHYAKKGWKTTIVGDDIAWLWSGENGELRAINPETGYFGVAPGTSYETNPNAMESMKENTIFTNVGLTDEGDIWWEGMTKEPPAHLIDWKGQDWTPESEGPAAHPNARFTAPSAQCPTIDPDWQNPKGVKIDAIIFGGRRATTVPLVFQTFNWAHGVYIGAIMGSEKTAAAAGAVGGVRRDPMAMLPFCGYNMGEYFSHWINMRRHIRELPRLFHVNWFRRGEQGEFLWPGFGENMRVLEWIIQRCRGGIGGLETPFGWIPRFEDFNTEDLENFTEEDFDRCLAFSEDEWRQEVVSQTELFVRLYDHLPKELVYSKELLACRLS
- a CDS encoding rhomboid family intramembrane serine protease, with the translated sequence MGLYDRDYFREEPGPAGPFGRGRQARSVVFWLIAINVGVFVIDLILEKPGAFYKPLERVGFFNTGLAINGLQLWRFLTYQFLHAGFFHLLFNMLALFFFGPLLEQWWGKRRFLAFYLLAGMGGAYVYALLTSFGVFQNSVPLGVRVGFQEGTLEIPTSLVGASGSIYGILIGAAVLYPHTRVMLLFPPIPLKLRTLAIGLIAFGVASIVLEQSGTRNLNGGGQAAHLGGALLGFFLIRNPHWLNFVGEQVSRTRASDRRGPVPANPGLKVVEAEEVKPAKKGFSLFGGQKKKPAARSAGKPTRTEIDAVLDKISAQGISSLSAQERAVLEKAQQDLK
- the mazG gene encoding nucleoside triphosphate pyrophosphohydrolase codes for the protein MPHAAPTPASHPDPVERLRALLHLLRGPGGCPWDAEQTHRSLLPNLIEEAYEVADTIERDDPEDLREELGDLLLQVVFHSELAEEAGRFDWGEVATGVCEKLVRRHPHVFGDSQAGDSQAVLRQWDAIKRAEKGQQAQPYLHGIGQGLPALLRAAKLQKKAAKVGFDWRNAQEVIAKVREELVEVEEELAGGSQKLAEELGDLLFAVVNLVRQTERDPELLLAAANQKFTDRFTQIEQGLAARRSSLEEASLEEMEALWNEAKTRSPAKG
- a CDS encoding LemA family protein, with translation MWITLAILGGLALLLVLWFFGTYNALVTLRNRFQNAFAQIDVQLKRRYDLIPNLVETAKGYMAHERETLEAVIAARNAAASANQTLAGNPGDPGDMKSLLAAEAGLSGTLGKLFALSEAYPDLKANQNMMQLTEELTSTENKISFARQAYNDSVMTYNTKRETVPSNIVAGFGGFTEAALFEVENPSEREAVKVSF